From a single Bombus terrestris chromosome 17, iyBomTerr1.2, whole genome shotgun sequence genomic region:
- the LOC100643556 gene encoding fatty acyl-CoA reductase 1-like, with the protein MDTVNKERNENAINKGLNKTNTLEEFYAGSGILLTGATGFLGEGLVEKLLRMCPRITAIFLLLRPKTDETIEQRFKKLIDDPIYDDIKAKYPSVVHKVYPVKGDVSLPDLGLSREDRNLLLEKVNIVFHAAATVRFNEPLHVAVNVNTKGTLRVIELWNELRHPISFVHVSTAFSNANLHEIEEKVYNTSLKPSEVIDMCDKFDETSINQIEKKILKTYPNTYTFSKNLAEQIVASRCRDLPVAIVRPSIIGASLKEPCPGWIQGISAFTGILLLASRGCATAIRGRKDARSDVVPVDFIVDAIISIAWHVTLHSEHEVKVYNCTSSANPFRWGDVQQFVLKHSRETPLKDTLWYPGCPMIANKYIFNVLSVIPYVLPAFIIDIFLRLRGSKPIMMKCLKSSYKLFTSVTYFTTNEWTFQRENCSDLARKVKMLNDSDMVKLDLGDMNWEKYIAIYLMGIRKFILKQEFQPTARQRLSRLYWIDQISKMFGIMIVLWIIFLILY; encoded by the exons ATGGATACAgtcaataaagaaagaaatgaaaatgcgATCAATAAAGGGTTGAATAAGACGAATACTCTCGAAGAGTTTTACGCCGGTAGTGGGATTCTTTTGACTGGGGCAACCGGATTCCTTGGAGAAGGTCTCGTGGAAAAGCTGCTCCGCATGTGTCCGCGCATCACTGCCATTTTTCTACTACTTCGTCCAAAAACGGACGAAACGATAGAACAACGATTTAAGAAGCTCATAGATGATCCC ATATACGATGACATCAAAGCAAAATATCCCTCAGTTGTCCACAAAGTTTACCCAGTTAAAGGTGACGTTAGTTTGCCAGATTTAGGTCTATCGCGAGAAGATAGAAATCTGTTATTAGAGAAAGTAAACATAGTGTTTCACGCCGCGGCCACTGTGAGATTCAATGAGCCTTTACACGTGGCTGTTAATGTGAATACGAAGGGTACTCTTCGTGTCATCGAGCTTTGGAACGAACTAAGGCATCCGATTAGCTTCGTCCACGTCAGCACAGCCTTTAGCAATGCGAATCTACATGAGATTGAAGAAAAAGTTTATAA CACGAGCTTGAAACCTTCAGAGGTGATCGATATGTGTGACAAATTCGACGAAACGTCGATCAaccaaatagaaaaaaagattttaaaaacttATCCAAACACATACACATTCAGTAAGAATTTAGCAGAGCAAATCGTAGCAAGCAGGTGCAGAGATCTGCCAGTTGCTATAGTGCGGCCAAGCATAATTGGTGCCTCTTTGAAAGAACCATGTCCTGGTTGGATACAGGGTATTTCTGCATTTACAG GCATCCTTCTGTTAGCCAGTAGAGGATGTGCAACAGCAATACGGGGTAGGAAAGATGCAAGATCAGATGTAGTGCCCGTCGATTTCATAGTGGACGCGATAATATCTATTGCATGGCATGTCACGCTACATTCTGAGCACGAAGTTAAAGTTTACAATTGCACGAGTAGCGCTAATCCTTTTAG GTGGGGTGATGTGCAACAGTTCGTGTTGAAGCATAGCAGAGAAACGCCACTGAAGGATACGTTATGGTACCCGGGTTGTCCAATGAtagctaataaatatatttttaacgttcTGAGTGTAATTCCGTATGTTTTGCCTGCGTTCATCATAGATATCTTTTTAAGACTCCGAGGTAGTAAACCAAT aaTGATGAAATGTCTAAAATCTAGCTACAAATTGTTCACATCAGTAACATATTTCACCACGAACGAATGGACTTTTCAAAGGGAGAACTGTTCCGACTTGGCGAGGAAGGTGAAAATGTTAAACGACAGCGATATGGTCAAACTAGATTTAGGAGATATGAATTGGGAGAAGTATATTGCAATTTACCTGATGGGTATCAggaaatttattctaaaacaAGAGTTTCAGCCAACAGCCCGACAACGATTATCAAG GTTGTACTGGATAGATCAAATTTCGAAAATGTTCGGTATAATGATCGTACTATGGATAATATTCCTTATCTTGTACTGA
- the LOC100648303 gene encoding putative fatty acyl-CoA reductase CG5065 isoform X2, whose product MDTINKETNENGTDEGLNKINSLEEFYAGSGILVTGATGFVGIGLLEKLMRVCPRIAAIFILIRPKTNETIEQRFKKLIDDPIFDDIKAKHPSALSRVYPMKGDVSLPDLGLSREDRNLLLEKVNVVFHAAATVIFKEPLRVAINVNTKGTARVIKLWNELKQPISFVHVSTAFSNANLHEVEEKVYTTSLKPSEVIDMCDKFDEASINQIEKKILKTYPNTYTFSKNLAEQIVASRCRDLPVAIVRPSIIGASLKEPCPGWIQGTSAFTGILLLISRGCATAIRGRKDARLDVVPVDFIVDAIISIAWHVTLHSEHEVKVYNCTSSANPFRWGQLQQLVLKHSRETPLNDTLWYPDSPIIANRYIYKVRSVILYLPAFVIDIFLRLRGSKPIMMKFLKSSYKLFTSVTYFTTNEWTFQRENCSDLARKVKMLNDSDMVKLDLGDMNWEKYIAIYLMGIRKFILKQEFQPTARQRLSRLYWIDQISKMFGIMIVLWIIFLILY is encoded by the exons ATGGATACaattaataaagaaacgaatgaaaatggAACCGATGAAGGATTGAATAAGATAAATTCTCTCGAGGAATTCTACGCCGGTAGTGGGATCCTTGTAACTGGAGCAACCGGATTCGTAGGAATAGGTCTTTTGGAAAAACTGATGCGCGTGTGTCCGCGCATCGCTGCCATTTTTATACTAATCCGTCCAAAAACTAACGAAACGATAGAACAACGATTTAAGAAGCTCATAGATGATCCC ATTTTCGATGACATCAAAGCAAAACACCCCTCAGCTTTGAGCAGAGTTTATCCCATGAAAGGTGACGTGAGTCTGCCGGATTTAGGTCTTTCGCGAGAAGATAGAAATCTGTTATTAGAGAAAGTAAATGTAGTGTTTCACGCCGCGGCCACTGTGATATTCAAAGAGCCTTTACGCGTAGCTATTAATGTGAATACGAAAGGTACCGCTCGTGTCATAAAACTTTGGAACGAACTAAAGCAACCAATTAGCTTCGTCCACGTCAGCACAGCTTTTAGCAATGCTAATCTACACGAGGTCGAGGAGAAAGTTTATAC CACGAGCTTGAAACCTTCAGAGGTGATCGATATGTGTGACAAATTTGACGAAGCGTCGATCAaccaaatagaaaaaaagattttaaaaacttATCCAAACACATACACATTCAGTAAGAATTTAGCAGAGCAAATCGTAGCAAGCAGGTGCAGAGATCTGCCAGTTGCTATAGTGCGGCCAAGCATAATTGGTGCCTCTTTGAAAGAACCATGTCCTGGTTGGATACAGGGTACTTCTGCATTTACAG GCATCCTTCTGTTAATCAGTAGAGGATGTGCAACAGCAATACGGGGTAGGAAAGATGCAAGATTAGATGTAGTGCCCGTCGATTTCATAGTGGACGCGATAATATCTATTGCATGGCATGTCACGCTACATTCTGAGCACGAAGTTAAAGTTTACAATTGCACGAGTAGCGCTAATCCTTTTAG GTGGGGTCAGTTGCAACAGCTCGTGTTGAAGCATAGCAGAGAAACGCCACTGAACGATACGTTATGGTATCCGGATAGTCCAATAATAGCTAATAGATATATTTACAAGGTTCGGAGTGTAATTTTGTATTTGCCTGCGTTCgtcatagatatatttttaagacTCCGAGGTAGTAAACCAAT aatgatgaaatttctaaaatctagCTACAAATTGTTCACATCAGTAACATATTTCACCACGAACGAATGGACTTTTCAAAGGGAGAACTGTTCCGACTTGGCGAGGAAGGTGAAAATGTTAAACGACAGCGATATGGTCAAACTAGATTTAGGAGATATGAATTGGGAGAAGTATATTGCAATTTACCTGATGGGTATCAggaaatttattctaaaacaAGAGTTTCAGCCAACAGCCCGACAACGATTATCAAG GTTGTACTGGATAGATCAAATTTCGAAAATGTTCGGTATAATGATCGTACTATGGATAATATTCCTTATCTTGTACTGA